In one window of Haloimpatiens sp. FM7315 DNA:
- a CDS encoding ABC transporter ATP-binding protein: protein MTGDFNECITGAQTTKTLVREEDNLKEFKGDTGSLRSSAVRAAVFSALFLPIVLVLGSIGTGLALWFGGKAVLLKTLSYGTLVMFISYSVEFFEPVSQLASTLAELQHAQASAERILSMIETEPDIFDNKEVIEEFGDELNPKKENWPKIKGDISFKNVSFKYKNGEEVLKKFNLDIKAGETVALVGETGSGKSTIVNLACRFYEPTEGEILIDGVDYKKRSIGWLEANLGYVLQSPHLFSGSIKDNVRYGRLEATDDEIIEACKLVDAHDFIMNTEMGYDTEVGEGGGKLSTGEKQLISFARAIAANPSIFVLDEATSSIDTETERKIQHAIDTVLDGRTSFVIAHRLSTIVSADRILVIKEGKILEQGNHKTLMKMRGYYYNLYTNQFAKEKEDEILKA from the coding sequence ATTACAGGGGACTTTAATGAATGTATAACTGGTGCTCAAACTACTAAAACTTTAGTTAGAGAAGAAGATAATTTAAAGGAGTTCAAAGGAGATACGGGAAGTTTAAGAAGCTCTGCTGTAAGGGCGGCGGTATTTTCAGCTTTGTTTTTACCAATAGTTTTAGTTCTTGGAAGCATTGGTACAGGTCTTGCTCTATGGTTTGGAGGAAAGGCGGTGCTTTTGAAAACTTTAAGTTATGGTACTCTTGTTATGTTTATTTCTTATAGTGTAGAGTTCTTTGAGCCCGTAAGTCAATTGGCTTCAACCCTAGCAGAGCTACAACATGCTCAGGCATCTGCTGAAAGAATTCTAAGTATGATAGAAACAGAGCCGGATATTTTTGATAACAAAGAGGTAATTGAAGAATTTGGGGACGAATTAAATCCTAAAAAAGAAAATTGGCCTAAGATTAAAGGGGATATAAGTTTTAAAAATGTGTCTTTTAAGTACAAAAATGGAGAAGAAGTTTTGAAAAAATTCAACCTAGATATTAAAGCAGGAGAGACAGTTGCTTTAGTTGGAGAAACTGGTTCAGGAAAAAGTACTATTGTAAATCTTGCCTGTAGATTTTATGAACCTACAGAAGGAGAAATATTAATAGATGGAGTAGACTATAAAAAAAGATCTATTGGATGGCTTGAAGCTAATTTAGGCTATGTACTTCAAAGTCCACATCTTTTTAGTGGCTCAATAAAAGATAATGTAAGATATGGAAGACTAGAGGCTACAGATGATGAAATTATAGAAGCTTGTAAGCTTGTAGATGCTCATGATTTTATTATGAATACAGAAATGGGCTATGATACAGAAGTAGGTGAAGGTGGAGGAAAGTTATCTACAGGAGAAAAACAACTTATTTCTTTTGCAAGAGCAATAGCTGCTAATCCTTCAATATTTGTATTAGATGAAGCAACTTCATCAATAGATACTGAAACAGAGAGAAAAATACAACATGCTATAGATACAGTATTAGATGGAAGAACAAGTTTTGTAATAGCTCATAGATTATCTACTATTGTTTCAGCAGATAGGATACTTGTAATAAAGGAAGGGAAAATATTAGAACAAGGAAATCATAAAACCCTTATGAAGATGAGAGGGTATTACTATAATTTATATACTAATCAATTCGCAAAAGAAAAAGAAGATGAAATTTTAAAAGCATAG
- a CDS encoding methyltransferase domain-containing protein: protein MGKEGLYTTGKLAKKAGVSIRTIRYYNSMGLIKPSFISEAGYRFYSDEEFVKVKEILALKYLGLSLNDIIEIQQKKFKKESFFSSLNAQKNIITNEINNMKSILNTIETAQIAMKQDKDGQLKDTIKIIEQLENEKEILQRSKDTSKLLQDIELMDKFHTNKIDWYEWVFSNIDMHENYKVLELGCGNGALWQRNLNRVCEGTEIVLTEICDEMLKETENNLSHSDIDFKYKKTDLNELPFEDEHFDVVIANHILFFFDDVSKVIKEIRRVLKHNGKIYCTTIGEKHMIELQEILNGFSQRARLNEDKLAKKFGIENGKDILEECFNDIEFISYKDEFIIDNTDEILQYIYSIPGNILDIVHSRKKEFENYIQGVMEKNKKINVRSQLGMFKATKS from the coding sequence ATGGGAAAAGAAGGCTTATATACAACTGGTAAATTGGCTAAAAAAGCCGGAGTGTCTATTAGAACCATTAGATATTATAATTCTATGGGACTTATAAAACCGTCTTTCATAAGTGAGGCCGGGTATCGCTTTTATTCAGATGAGGAATTTGTAAAAGTAAAAGAGATTTTAGCACTGAAGTACTTAGGTTTGTCACTAAATGATATAATAGAAATCCAACAGAAAAAATTTAAAAAAGAAAGTTTTTTCAGTTCACTAAATGCACAGAAGAATATTATAACAAATGAGATAAATAACATGAAATCGATACTAAATACAATTGAGACTGCGCAAATTGCTATGAAACAGGATAAAGATGGACAGCTAAAAGATACCATTAAAATTATTGAGCAGCTGGAGAATGAAAAGGAAATTTTGCAAAGAAGTAAAGATACTTCAAAGCTTCTTCAGGATATAGAACTTATGGATAAGTTCCATACGAATAAAATTGATTGGTATGAATGGGTTTTTAGTAATATTGATATGCATGAAAATTATAAAGTGCTAGAGCTTGGCTGCGGGAATGGTGCCTTGTGGCAGAGAAATTTAAATAGAGTCTGCGAAGGTACAGAAATCGTTTTAACAGAGATATGCGATGAAATGCTTAAAGAAACTGAAAATAATTTGTCTCATAGTGATATTGATTTTAAATATAAGAAAACCGATTTAAATGAACTACCTTTTGAAGATGAACATTTTGACGTAGTAATTGCAAATCATATTTTGTTTTTCTTTGATGATGTAAGTAAAGTTATTAAAGAAATAAGAAGAGTATTAAAACATAATGGCAAGATATATTGCACTACTATTGGAGAAAAACATATGATAGAGCTTCAAGAAATTCTAAATGGATTTAGTCAAAGGGCTAGACTTAATGAAGATAAATTAGCTAAGAAATTTGGAATAGAAAATGGAAAAGATATATTAGAAGAATGTTTTAATGATATAGAGTTTATTTCATATAAAGATGAATTTATTATAGATAATACTGATGAAATTTTACAATACATTTACAGTATACCAGGAAACATACTTGATATAGTTCATTCTAGAAAGAAGGAATTTGAAAATTACATTCAAGGTGTTATGGAAAAAAATAAAAAGATTAATGTTAGAAGTCAATTAGGAATGTTTAAAGCTACTAAAAGTTAA